NNNNNNNNNNNNNNNNNNNNNNNNNNNNNNNNNNNNNNNNNNNTTTAGATTCTGCAGTAACATCTATTCCTTTTATTACATCTTTTAATCCATACGAATATTGTAAACCGATTATTTCCAGTGTCATGGAAGCGTTGTCCTCCTTTTGAGAAGCAGAGACAAGAAAAATGGAACACCAATGAAAGACGTGATTATTCCTATGGGAAAAACTGACCCCGGTGTGACAAGTTTGCTTAACGTCGAAGCAACAGACAGCAAAATAGAACCTGTCAATGCCGACAAAGGAAGGAAAAATCTTTGGTCGTCACCAACTAATAGTCGTGCTATATGTGGACCAACCAATCCAATAAAACCAATAGTGCCAACAAAACTAACAGCAGTGGCAGTGATAACAGAAACTAAAATCAAAACTTTGCGTCGTAATCCTTCTATGTTTACCCCCAAGCTTCTGGCTTTGTTGTCGCCAAGTTTCAAAGCAGTAAGTTTCCATGTATCCATTGCAAATAAAATTAAAACAATAGCTAAAACTACACAGTTTATTCCTAAACTAATCCATGTTGTTTTGGCTAAACTTCCAAACATCCAGAATAAAATGGCACTTGTTTGCGTACTGGACGAAAAGTATTGTACTAGGCCAATTAATGATTGAAAAAGAAACAACAAGGCGACTCCTGCCAGAATTATTATAGATTTATCTGACGAACGGGTTCGGGCAATGAAGTATATCAGTAAACACGAAAGTAAAGAAAAAAAGAAAGCGTTAATTGAAATTAAAAATTCTCCAGCGCCAGAAATTCCTATTCCAAATGTGATAGCTAATCCAGCACCAAAACCAGCTGCAGAAGATATTCCAAGGGTATATGGTTCAGCTAACGGGTTATCAAGTATTGTTTGCATCTCAGCACCAGCAATTCCTAGGGACGCACCAACAACTATGGCAGTTAACGCTACAGGAAGTCGTAAAGACCAAACAATTGCTTCACTTGCAGACGGCGATTGAGATGGATTAAAAATTGCAGTTAGAACTTCATTTACTGTGAGCCATGAAGGGCCTGTCATAAGGTCTAAGATAAAGAAAAAAACGATGGAAGCTCCTGCAGATAATACAAGAGCCTTTTTTCGGGTAGTAATGGTTGAGTAGATTGTCTTTCCGTTATCTTTCATGCTAAAGGCAACTCTCATCCAAGAACTTCACTACTAAATGTCCATGTTCCGTCCAGTGGGATGGGCATAAATTCGGTGTAAAAATCTTGTAGATTCTGCAAAGGATCCAAGGTTGTAAAAAGTTCAGGGTATATCCATTTTGCCATGTACTGCAAAACTGAGAAGCTGTTAATGCTGAATCCAACTTCAGAACACCAGAAGTAGACCTTTTCGTTCTTAACTGCGTCTAATGTATTCCATCCATCACGCTCAAGGTATGCTGAAACTATTGTTTGTACTTCG
This region of Candidatus Bathyarchaeum sp. genomic DNA includes:
- a CDS encoding iron ABC transporter permease translates to MKDNGKTIYSTITTRKKALVLSAGASIVFFFILDLMTGPSWLTVNEVLTAIFNPSQSPSASEAIVWSLRLPVALTAIVVGASLGIAGAEMQTILDNPLAEPYTLGISSAAGFGAGLAITFGIGISGAGEFLISINAFFFSLLSCLLIYFIARTRSSDKSIIILAGVALLFLFQSLIGLVQYFSSSTQTSAILFWMFGSLAKTTWISLGINCVVLAIVLILFAMDTWKLTALKLGDNKARSLGVNIEGLRRKVLILVSVITATAVSFVGTIGFIGLVGPHIARLLVGDDQRFFLPLSALTGSILLSVASTLSKLVTPGSVFPIGIITSFIGVPFFLSLLLKRRTTLP